Proteins encoded in a region of the Streptomyces violaceoruber genome:
- a CDS encoding LCP family protein, which yields MPTPPRSSRVPASTNRGGPPPQRGGPRPSGRPPRPPVRRKKPRWAMRAVTALSVVVLASAGIGHAVLSSLDSDISRFDAFKDMKNRPRAGDGMNVLMVGTDGRDEITEEERRKYRLGGAPCHCTDTIMIVHISEDRERASVVSLPRDSYAETPGHTDRTTGEHHKGHPIKLNAAYAEGGPQLTIRTVENMTRVKIDHYLEVDFTSFMKTVDVLGGVRICTVQPLKDSYTGLDLPAGSHTLMGGQALQYVRARHLDGASDLSRMKRQQRFLAALIDRATSSGILLNPLKFRDVTRAVLGSVRADQGFGTDELLTLGRAMRNFSPSSSEFTTVPIGQMGYAVKGVGSTLKWDPAKSERLFDALREDEPLAAPKPRPKGPAPVRVPVDPKQIRVQVENGTRTSGLGKRVDDALAATGFRTTRAPRNAEDRAVGRTVVAYDPRWDQSAKSLAAALPGSELKPVKGQGATLKVIAGADFEKVAKVRPADPPQESGTVVRGDEVVCGKE from the coding sequence TTGCCCACGCCGCCCCGCTCGTCCCGGGTCCCGGCCTCGACCAACCGGGGCGGGCCCCCGCCGCAGCGCGGCGGCCCCCGGCCGTCCGGGCGGCCGCCGAGGCCCCCCGTACGGCGGAAGAAGCCGCGCTGGGCCATGCGGGCGGTGACCGCGCTGTCGGTGGTGGTGCTCGCCTCCGCCGGCATCGGGCACGCGGTGCTCTCGAGTCTGGACTCGGACATCTCGCGGTTCGACGCGTTCAAGGACATGAAGAACCGGCCGCGGGCGGGCGACGGCATGAACGTCCTGATGGTCGGCACCGACGGCCGGGACGAGATCACCGAGGAGGAGCGGCGCAAGTACCGGCTGGGCGGCGCCCCCTGCCACTGCACCGACACGATCATGATCGTGCACATCTCGGAGGACCGGGAGCGCGCGAGCGTGGTCAGCCTGCCGCGCGACTCGTACGCCGAGACGCCCGGCCACACCGACCGCACCACCGGCGAGCACCACAAGGGACACCCGATCAAGCTGAACGCGGCCTATGCCGAGGGCGGCCCGCAGCTGACGATCCGCACCGTGGAGAACATGACCCGGGTGAAGATCGACCACTATCTGGAGGTCGACTTCACCAGCTTCATGAAGACCGTGGACGTCCTCGGCGGTGTGCGGATCTGCACGGTCCAGCCGCTCAAGGACAGCTACACGGGACTCGACCTGCCGGCCGGCTCCCACACCCTGATGGGCGGGCAGGCGCTGCAGTACGTGCGCGCCCGCCACCTCGACGGCGCCTCGGACCTGAGCCGGATGAAGCGCCAGCAGCGCTTCCTGGCCGCCCTGATCGACCGGGCGACCTCCTCGGGGATCCTGCTGAACCCGCTGAAGTTCCGCGACGTCACCCGGGCCGTGCTCGGCTCGGTCCGGGCCGACCAGGGCTTCGGCACCGACGAGCTGCTGACGCTCGGGCGGGCGATGCGGAACTTCTCGCCGTCGTCCTCCGAGTTCACCACCGTGCCGATCGGGCAGATGGGCTACGCCGTAAAGGGCGTCGGTTCGACGCTGAAGTGGGACCCGGCTAAGTCCGAGCGGCTCTTCGACGCCCTGCGCGAGGACGAGCCGCTGGCCGCGCCGAAGCCGAGGCCGAAGGGTCCGGCGCCGGTGCGGGTCCCGGTGGACCCGAAGCAGATCCGCGTCCAGGTGGAGAACGGCACCCGCACCTCCGGGCTGGGCAAGCGGGTGGACGACGCGCTGGCGGCGACCGGTTTCCGCACCACCAGGGCGCCGCGGAACGCCGAGGACCGGGCGGTGGGGCGGACCGTCGTCGCCTACGACCCGCGCTGGGACCAGTCGGCGAAGTCACTGGCCGCCGCACTGCCCGGCAGCGAGCTGAAGCCGGTCAAGGGGCAGGGCGCCACGCTGAAGGTGATCGCGGGCGCCGACTTCGAGAAGGTGGCGAAGGTGCGGCCGGCCGACCCGCCGCAGGAGTCGGGCACGGTGGTGCGCGGCGACGAGGTGGTCTGCGGCAAGGAGTGA
- a CDS encoding LCP family protein → MTRSSVQGEDTDEGAADAPERAQTVRGDGDNGVDGAKDEPEGAALGAEGGTGDGTAGEPDAPRPRRRRRVLRWTAVVLAVVLAGTAGAGYLYYEHLNDNIKQDALNLGDNKVAKPTPNAAGQTPLNILVIGSDARDSEENQQLGGARETFGSTPLADVQMLVHLSADRSNMSVVSMPRDTLLEIPRCTDPDDGEVYPASEGRVMTNQSLGHGGPGCTVATWQELTGIHIDHFVMVDFAGVVSMADAVGGVPVCVDANIHSRDAGGHGSGLKLEKGTHPVKGEQALQWLRTRYGFEDGSDLARAKAQHMYLNAMVRVLRENATLSSPNRLRRLAEEATEALTVDPDLDSVKKLYDLSDELRKVKPERITMTTMPNRYVGARVEPTEDAEQLFRLVREDIALDGKDAKKKPDAEPEPPADPAAPDDEIAVQVRNGTRTDELGTAPGRANTVTGLLVDRGFTKAVADPSVLPSEDRTVIRYPSADLEGDARRVAKSLGVPASSVKRSTDVSGVTLVVGADWREDTAYRAPESDDRTPESAEALNGADDSACMHVNPAFTWS, encoded by the coding sequence GTGACGCGGAGCAGTGTGCAGGGGGAGGACACGGACGAGGGCGCGGCAGACGCCCCCGAACGTGCCCAGACCGTCCGGGGGGACGGCGACAACGGTGTCGACGGCGCCAAGGACGAACCCGAAGGCGCCGCCCTCGGCGCCGAAGGCGGCACCGGGGACGGCACCGCAGGCGAGCCCGACGCCCCCCGTCCGCGCAGGCGACGGCGGGTGCTGCGCTGGACCGCGGTGGTGCTCGCCGTGGTCCTGGCCGGCACGGCCGGAGCGGGTTACCTCTACTACGAGCACCTCAACGACAACATCAAGCAGGACGCCCTGAACCTGGGCGACAACAAGGTCGCCAAGCCGACGCCGAACGCGGCCGGGCAGACCCCGCTGAACATCCTCGTCATCGGCTCGGACGCCCGGGACAGCGAGGAGAACCAGCAACTCGGCGGCGCCCGTGAGACGTTCGGCTCCACGCCGCTGGCGGACGTGCAGATGCTGGTGCACCTGTCCGCCGACCGCAGCAACATGTCGGTGGTCAGCATGCCGCGCGACACCCTGCTCGAGATACCCAGGTGCACCGACCCGGACGACGGCGAGGTCTACCCGGCGAGCGAGGGCCGGGTGATGACCAACCAGAGCCTCGGCCACGGCGGGCCCGGCTGCACGGTGGCCACCTGGCAGGAGCTGACCGGCATCCACATCGACCACTTCGTGATGGTCGACTTCGCGGGCGTGGTCTCGATGGCCGACGCCGTCGGCGGCGTCCCGGTCTGCGTGGACGCCAACATCCACTCGCGCGACGCCGGGGGCCACGGCTCCGGTCTGAAGCTGGAGAAGGGCACGCACCCGGTCAAGGGCGAGCAGGCCCTGCAGTGGCTGCGCACCCGGTACGGCTTCGAGGACGGCAGCGACCTGGCGCGGGCCAAGGCCCAGCACATGTACCTGAACGCGATGGTCCGGGTGCTGCGCGAGAACGCGACCCTCAGCAGCCCGAACCGGCTGCGCAGGCTCGCCGAGGAGGCCACCGAGGCACTCACCGTCGACCCGGACCTGGACTCCGTCAAGAAGCTGTACGACCTCAGCGACGAACTGCGGAAGGTGAAGCCCGAGCGCATCACCATGACCACGATGCCCAACCGGTACGTGGGCGCCCGCGTGGAGCCGACCGAGGACGCGGAGCAGTTGTTCCGGCTGGTGCGCGAGGACATCGCGCTGGACGGCAAGGACGCGAAGAAGAAGCCCGACGCGGAGCCGGAGCCCCCGGCCGACCCGGCCGCTCCCGACGACGAGATCGCGGTCCAGGTCCGCAACGGCACCCGCACCGACGAACTGGGCACCGCCCCCGGACGCGCGAACACGGTCACCGGGCTCCTGGTGGACCGGGGCTTCACCAAGGCGGTCGCGGACCCGTCGGTGCTGCCGAGCGAGGACCGTACGGTGATCCGCTACCCGAGCGCCGACCTGGAGGGCGACGCCCGCCGCGTCGCCAAGTCCCTCGGGGTCCCGGCGAGTTCGGTGAAGCGGTCGACGGACGTCTCCGGCGTCACGCTCGTCGTGGGCGCCGACTGGCGCGAGGACACGGCGTACCGGGCGCCCGAGAGCGACGACCGGACCCCCGAGTCGGCCGAGGCGCTCAACGGCGCGGACGACAGCGCCTGCATGCACGTGAACCCGGCGTTCACCTGGTCCTGA
- a CDS encoding LCP family protein, with translation MDAQGRGRADDVDPADQWVLNPRTGEYELRLSPSAPESPVPGPRTEGPRATGRRTTAPGREVPPQRRRRPEPEAPAPGRRGRRPEKKKSRGKRVLLWTGGSMAFVVLVAGVGGYVYLKHLEGNVSTTDVGTAGSSSFKKDEAFNILIIGTDKRTGEGNEGYGDKGSAGHADTNILLHVAEDRSNATALSIPRDLIVDIPDCETTQEDGTKKVIPGTSGVRFNQSLGDFGRDAGCTMRTVAETTGIKPDHFMMADFNAVKTLTTAVDGVDVCVEHAVDDPKSHLKLPAGESKVEGEQALAFVRTRHAFGNEGDLDRIKVQQQFLGSLMRKMASGDTLTSPTKLVKLAEAATKALTVDSAIGKVGTLKDIALELKKVPTKNITFTTVPVIDNPAEKVKATVVVNEAKGPQVFDMIKNDISFTEVEQQKKKEKAAVAARLKGEKSEPGEVRVRVMNGGAPAGSAQQELAYLQTQAGVSKSENAGNAPADIAKTTLEYAPDQADQARALAEILGLTGAAMKPGESVTNSQGLPTMTLTLGKDFKGAGVKLDGSVKKPDLDTESTADQKLCAS, from the coding sequence GTGGACGCGCAAGGACGTGGGCGGGCAGACGACGTCGATCCCGCAGACCAGTGGGTGCTGAATCCGCGGACCGGTGAATACGAACTGCGACTGTCCCCCTCCGCACCGGAGTCGCCCGTCCCCGGGCCCCGCACGGAAGGACCGCGCGCGACGGGGCGCCGTACGACCGCTCCGGGCCGTGAGGTGCCGCCCCAGCGGCGGCGCCGTCCGGAGCCCGAGGCGCCGGCGCCCGGTCGGCGCGGACGCCGGCCCGAGAAGAAGAAGTCCAGGGGCAAGCGGGTCCTGCTGTGGACCGGCGGCAGCATGGCCTTCGTCGTCCTGGTGGCCGGTGTGGGCGGCTACGTCTACCTCAAGCACCTCGAGGGGAACGTCTCGACGACGGACGTGGGCACCGCCGGAAGCAGCAGCTTCAAGAAGGACGAGGCCTTCAACATCCTCATCATCGGCACCGACAAGCGCACCGGTGAGGGCAACGAGGGCTACGGCGACAAGGGCAGCGCCGGACACGCGGACACCAACATCCTGCTGCACGTCGCCGAGGACCGCTCCAACGCCACGGCGCTCAGCATCCCCCGCGACCTGATCGTCGACATCCCCGACTGCGAGACGACGCAGGAGGACGGGACGAAGAAGGTCATCCCCGGTACCTCCGGCGTCCGCTTCAACCAGAGCCTCGGCGACTTCGGCCGGGACGCGGGCTGCACGATGCGCACGGTGGCGGAGACGACCGGCATCAAGCCGGACCACTTCATGATGGCCGACTTCAACGCGGTCAAGACGCTGACCACGGCGGTCGACGGGGTCGACGTGTGCGTGGAGCACGCCGTGGACGATCCGAAGTCCCATCTCAAGCTGCCCGCGGGCGAGTCCAAGGTCGAGGGCGAGCAGGCTCTGGCCTTCGTCCGCACCCGGCACGCCTTCGGCAACGAGGGCGACCTGGACCGGATCAAGGTGCAGCAGCAGTTCCTGGGCTCGCTCATGCGCAAGATGGCCTCCGGCGACACCCTCACCAGCCCCACCAAGCTGGTGAAACTCGCCGAGGCCGCGACCAAGGCCCTCACCGTGGACAGCGCCATCGGCAAGGTGGGCACGCTCAAGGACATCGCCCTGGAGCTGAAGAAGGTGCCGACGAAGAACATCACGTTCACCACGGTGCCGGTGATCGACAACCCCGCCGAGAAGGTCAAGGCGACGGTGGTCGTGAACGAGGCGAAGGGCCCCCAGGTCTTCGACATGATCAAGAACGACATCTCCTTCACCGAGGTCGAGCAGCAGAAGAAGAAGGAGAAGGCCGCGGTCGCCGCCCGGCTCAAGGGCGAGAAGTCCGAGCCCGGCGAGGTCCGGGTCCGCGTCATGAACGGCGGCGCCCCCGCCGGCAGCGCCCAGCAGGAACTGGCCTACCTGCAGACCCAGGCCGGGGTCTCCAAGTCCGAGAACGCGGGCAACGCCCCCGCCGACATCGCGAAGACCACCCTGGAGTACGCCCCCGACCAGGCCGACCAGGCCCGCGCCCTCGCCGAGATCCTCGGCCTGACCGGCGCCGCCATGAAGCCCGGCGAGAGCGTCACCAACTCCCAGGGCCTGCCCACCATGACCCTCACCCTCGGCAAGGACTTCAAGGGCGCCGGCGTCAAACTCGACGGCTCCGTCAAGAAGCCGGACCTGGACACCGAGTCCACGGCCGACCAGAAGCTGTGCGCCAGTTGA
- a CDS encoding LCP family protein, whose amino-acid sequence MTQSSVRGEGTRPDTVPHARGRRAGRRGREESGTGTAGHRGSGGNGGNGGRSGRRRAGGRRHRALRWSATTLAVLILGTAGAGYLYYQHLNGNIDKGERSSGDSKAHKTEPNAAGQTPMNILLLGSDSRASDANVALGGGKNHRDNPPLADVQMLIHLSADRKSASVVSIPRDTRVDIPACKDPDTGEKFPATNAIINTSLARGGAGCTLATWENLTGVYIDHWMTIDFAGVVSMADAIGGVEVCVNQNVWDRPLPGVPGGSGLKMTAGRKKVEGEQALQWLRTRHAWGSDPLRARAQHMYMNSMIRTLKSQNVFTDAGRLMDLAEAATKSLTVSEEIGTVKKLYDLGMQLKTVPTDRLTMTTIPTVEDPEDENHLLPAPDADKMWAMLRDDVSFDDKGTKEKKGSGTGDGKDAAGDDAAARGDAGQPSDEPAADSEIGVLVQNATRSATLGPVSGRAGDIAGTLVDKGFAKAVKDTSAALSEERTVVRYPGDELAGDARRVAEALGIPANAVRKSTDVSGITLVVGADWREGTSYPKQKTPEAGDLPETSDAINGSDTSKCMDVYKPYRW is encoded by the coding sequence ATGACGCAGAGCAGTGTGCGCGGGGAGGGAACGCGACCCGACACGGTCCCGCACGCCCGCGGCAGGCGAGCCGGACGCCGCGGCCGGGAGGAAAGCGGAACGGGAACGGCCGGGCACCGCGGCTCGGGCGGCAACGGCGGCAACGGCGGACGCTCCGGGCGGCGGCGCGCAGGAGGGCGCCGGCACCGGGCGTTGCGATGGTCCGCGACGACCCTCGCGGTGCTGATACTCGGCACGGCCGGCGCCGGATACCTCTACTACCAGCACCTGAACGGCAACATCGACAAGGGCGAGCGCAGCAGCGGCGACTCCAAGGCGCACAAGACCGAGCCGAACGCGGCCGGACAGACGCCGATGAACATCCTGCTGCTCGGCTCCGACAGCCGCGCCTCCGACGCCAACGTGGCGCTGGGCGGCGGCAAGAACCACCGCGACAACCCGCCGCTGGCCGACGTGCAGATGCTGATCCACCTGTCCGCCGACCGCAAGAGCGCCTCGGTGGTGAGCATCCCCCGGGACACCCGGGTCGACATCCCGGCCTGCAAGGACCCCGACACCGGGGAGAAGTTCCCGGCGACCAACGCCATCATCAACACCTCGCTGGCCCGCGGCGGCGCCGGCTGCACCCTGGCCACCTGGGAGAACCTCACCGGGGTCTACATCGACCACTGGATGACGATCGACTTCGCGGGCGTGGTGTCGATGGCGGACGCCATCGGCGGAGTCGAGGTGTGCGTGAACCAGAACGTGTGGGACCGCCCGCTGCCCGGGGTGCCCGGCGGCTCCGGCCTGAAGATGACGGCCGGCCGGAAGAAGGTCGAGGGCGAGCAGGCGTTGCAGTGGCTGCGCACCCGGCACGCCTGGGGCAGCGACCCGCTGCGGGCCCGGGCCCAGCACATGTACATGAACTCGATGATCCGCACGCTGAAGAGCCAGAACGTCTTCACGGACGCGGGCAGGCTGATGGACCTGGCCGAGGCCGCGACGAAGTCGCTGACGGTCTCCGAGGAGATCGGCACCGTGAAGAAGCTGTACGACCTGGGCATGCAGCTCAAGACGGTGCCCACGGACCGCCTCACCATGACGACGATCCCCACCGTCGAGGACCCCGAGGACGAGAACCACCTGCTTCCGGCCCCCGACGCCGACAAGATGTGGGCGATGCTCCGCGACGACGTGTCCTTCGACGACAAGGGCACGAAGGAGAAGAAGGGCTCGGGCACGGGCGACGGCAAGGACGCCGCCGGAGACGACGCCGCCGCGCGGGGCGACGCCGGGCAGCCCTCCGACGAGCCCGCCGCCGACTCCGAGATCGGCGTCCTCGTCCAGAACGCCACCCGCTCGGCCACCCTCGGCCCGGTCTCCGGCCGGGCCGGCGACATCGCCGGGACGCTGGTGGACAAGGGCTTCGCCAAGGCGGTCAAGGACACCTCGGCGGCGCTCTCCGAGGAGCGGACCGTAGTCCGGTACCCGGGCGACGAGTTGGCGGGCGACGCGCGGCGCGTCGCCGAGGCGCTGGGGATCCCCGCGAACGCGGTGCGCAAGTCCACCGACGTGTCCGGGATCACTCTCGTCGTGGGAGCTGACTGGCGCGAGGGGACGTCCTATCCGAAGCAGAAGACGCCCGAGGCAGGAGACCTGCCGGAGACCAGCGACGCCATCAACGGCTCGGACACCAGCAAGTGCATGGACGTCTACAAGCCCTACCGATGGTAG
- a CDS encoding LCP family protein produces MDAQGRGRAEDIDPADQWVLNPDTGDYELRLSPSAPQSPVPRPRRATSAPAPEVPAPRRRRAPSEEPPPPGRRGGEEPPPGRRGRRRPAKKKSRGKRILLWTGGTMAFVVLAVGAAGYLYLQHLNDNIDALPDDGASTGGFQKDQAINILLIGTDKRTGSGNDGYGDKGSAGHADTTLLLHVSKDRSNATALSIPRDLIVDVPDCPTTQEDGSTKVIPGSTGVRFNTSLGQSGRTPSCTMRTVTELTGVTPDNFMVADFNAVKTLSSAVGGVEVCLAKDIDDPDSHLNLPAGKHTVEGEEALAFVRTRHSVGFGGDLSRIELQQQFLSSLMRKLKSNDTLTSPTKMVKLAEAGTDALTVDAKLKSIGKLKDLGLELGKLDTKNLTFATVPVKDNPAEKTPVTVVLKDGPAQQVFDMVKNDVSFTEVKKQEKEKKDKEEAAVAARLEGEKSEPSEVRVRVLNGGASSGSAGRELTYLQNEAGVTKSENAGNAPADIAKTTLEYAPDQADQARALAEILGLTGAAMKPGESVTNSQGLPAMTLTLGKDFKGAGVKLDATSAKAPEDLQKSTADKVECAK; encoded by the coding sequence GTGGACGCGCAAGGCCGTGGGCGGGCGGAGGACATCGACCCCGCAGACCAGTGGGTACTCAATCCGGACACCGGTGACTACGAACTGCGACTGTCCCCTTCCGCACCGCAGTCACCCGTCCCGAGGCCCCGCCGGGCCACCTCCGCACCGGCCCCCGAGGTCCCCGCGCCCCGCAGACGCCGCGCGCCGTCCGAGGAGCCGCCGCCCCCCGGACGGCGCGGTGGCGAGGAGCCGCCCCCCGGACGGCGCGGCCGCCGGCGGCCGGCGAAGAAGAAGTCGAGGGGCAAGAGGATCCTGCTGTGGACCGGCGGCACGATGGCGTTCGTCGTCCTCGCCGTGGGCGCCGCCGGATACCTCTACCTGCAACACCTCAACGACAACATCGATGCCCTCCCCGACGACGGCGCGAGCACCGGCGGTTTCCAGAAGGACCAGGCGATCAACATCCTGCTGATCGGCACGGACAAGCGCACCGGTTCCGGCAACGACGGCTACGGCGACAAGGGCAGCGCGGGCCACGCCGACACCACGCTCCTGCTGCACGTCTCCAAGGACCGCTCCAACGCGACCGCCCTCAGCATCCCGCGCGACCTGATCGTCGACGTCCCCGACTGCCCGACCACGCAGGAGGACGGGAGCACGAAGGTCATCCCGGGCTCCACCGGCGTCCGCTTCAACACCAGCCTCGGCCAGAGCGGCCGTACGCCCAGCTGCACCATGCGGACCGTCACCGAGCTGACCGGCGTCACGCCCGACAACTTCATGGTGGCCGACTTCAACGCGGTCAAGACCCTCTCCTCGGCGGTCGGCGGAGTCGAGGTCTGTCTGGCGAAGGACATCGACGACCCCGACTCGCACCTGAACCTGCCGGCGGGCAAGCACACCGTCGAGGGGGAGGAGGCGCTCGCCTTCGTCCGCACCCGGCACTCGGTCGGATTCGGCGGCGACCTGAGCCGTATCGAGCTCCAGCAGCAGTTCCTCAGCTCGCTGATGCGCAAGCTGAAGTCCAACGACACGCTCACCAGCCCGACGAAGATGGTGAAGCTGGCCGAGGCGGGCACCGACGCGCTGACCGTCGACGCCAAGCTGAAGAGCATCGGCAAGCTGAAGGACCTCGGTCTGGAGCTGGGCAAGCTCGACACCAAGAACCTCACCTTCGCCACGGTCCCGGTGAAGGACAACCCGGCCGAGAAGACGCCGGTGACCGTCGTCCTCAAGGACGGCCCCGCCCAGCAGGTCTTCGACATGGTCAAGAACGACGTCTCCTTCACCGAGGTCAAGAAGCAGGAGAAGGAGAAGAAGGACAAGGAGGAGGCCGCGGTCGCCGCCCGCCTCGAGGGCGAGAAGTCCGAGCCCTCCGAGGTCCGCGTCCGCGTCCTCAACGGCGGTGCCTCGTCCGGCAGCGCGGGGCGGGAGCTGACCTACCTCCAGAACGAGGCGGGCGTCACCAAGTCCGAGAACGCGGGCAACGCCCCCGCCGACATCGCGAAGACCACCCTGGAGTACGCCCCCGACCAGGCCGACCAGGCCCGCGCCCTCGCCGAGATCCTCGGCCTGACCGGCGCCGCCATGAAGCCCGGCGAGAGCGTCACCAACTCCCAGGGCCTGCCCGCCATGACCCTCACCCTCGGCAAGGACTTCAAGGGCGCCGGGGTCAAACTCGACGCCACCTCCGCGAAGGCACCGGAGGACCTCCAGAAGTCCACGGCGGACAAGGTCGAGTGCGCGAAGTGA
- a CDS encoding LCP family protein, producing MGDDAGTAGSGGGPGDGASASGVGLKRRRRRRRLGIAGIVVVALAGGAVGVGWAVYAKLSGNITADQAAAAELARYEKERPTSLVRGAQNVLLIGSDSRAGEGNARYGRDSGTERSDTTILLHLAAGRDSVTAVSLPRDLMVQVPGCHRPDGSLTEPALQQFNYAFAAGGSACSIRTVEKLTGIRIDHHVVVDFEGFKEMVDALDGVEVCLRKPVDDKDAKLKLPAGRVTLDGEQALGYVRARKSLGDGSDTDRMDRQQRFLGALVSKVQSNDVLLNPVKLYPVLDAATSSLTTDPGLASLRDLYDLVRGLRGIPTERVQFLTVPRESYSGDANRDQLVQPAAEKLFTRLRTDEPVTVTASRRDSAGGTENSGEPRATDSPAPTFSGNTADEDVCE from the coding sequence GTGGGCGATGACGCGGGCACGGCGGGCTCCGGCGGGGGTCCGGGGGACGGGGCGTCCGCGAGCGGGGTCGGGCTGAAGCGGCGGCGTCGCAGGCGGCGGCTGGGGATCGCCGGGATCGTGGTCGTCGCGCTGGCCGGGGGCGCGGTGGGCGTCGGGTGGGCGGTGTACGCCAAGCTGAGCGGCAACATCACCGCGGACCAGGCGGCCGCGGCCGAACTCGCCCGGTACGAGAAGGAGCGGCCCACCTCGCTGGTGCGCGGCGCGCAGAACGTCCTGCTGATCGGGTCGGACTCGCGGGCCGGGGAGGGCAACGCCCGCTACGGGCGGGACTCCGGGACCGAGCGGTCGGACACCACGATCCTGCTGCACCTGGCCGCGGGCCGGGACAGCGTCACCGCCGTCTCCCTCCCCCGCGACCTGATGGTGCAGGTCCCCGGCTGCCACCGGCCGGACGGGTCACTCACCGAACCGGCGCTCCAGCAGTTCAACTACGCCTTCGCCGCGGGCGGTTCGGCATGCTCGATCCGTACGGTGGAGAAGCTGACCGGCATCCGGATCGACCACCACGTCGTCGTCGACTTCGAGGGTTTCAAGGAGATGGTCGACGCGCTCGACGGCGTCGAGGTGTGCCTGCGAAAGCCGGTCGACGACAAGGACGCCAAGCTGAAACTGCCCGCGGGCCGGGTGACCCTCGACGGGGAGCAGGCGCTCGGGTACGTCCGGGCCCGGAAGTCGCTCGGCGACGGCAGCGACACCGACCGGATGGACCGGCAGCAGCGCTTTCTGGGGGCGCTCGTGAGCAAGGTGCAGAGCAATGACGTGCTGCTGAATCCGGTGAAGCTGTACCCCGTTCTGGACGCCGCCACGTCGTCGCTCACCACGGATCCGGGTCTGGCGAGTCTGCGTGATCTGTACGACCTTGTGCGCGGGCTGCGCGGGATTCCCACCGAGCGCGTGCAATTCCTGACCGTCCCCCGGGAGTCCTACTCGGGCGACGCCAATCGGGACCAGCTCGTGCAGCCCGCCGCGGAGAAGCTGTTCACCCGCCTGCGGACGGACGAGCCCGTGACGGTCACGGCTTCCCGACGGGACTCGGCGGGCGGTACGGAGAATTCCGGTGAACCCCGTGCCACCGATTCCCCGGCGCCCACGTTCAGCGGGAACACCGCCGACGAGGACGTCTGCGAGTAA
- a CDS encoding TIGR03089 family protein: MNATDRTPADLLSSALAADPGRPLVTFYDDATGERVELSVATFANWVAKTANLLQDELSVEPGDRVALLLPAHWQTAVWLLACASVGVVADVAGDPGAADVVVSGPEPESLEAGRACSGARIALALRPLGGRFAPAPPEGFADYAVEVPGQGDRFVPYVPVDPEAPALIVAGREFSGAEVVERARAEASGLGLTGPGVRILSGLPYDTWEGLSAGLYGPLASGGSVVLCRHLELAGAGVVDQRIEAERVSATAR; encoded by the coding sequence GTGAACGCGACCGACCGTACCCCTGCCGACCTGCTGAGTTCCGCGCTCGCCGCGGACCCGGGACGCCCCCTGGTGACCTTCTACGACGACGCCACGGGCGAACGTGTCGAACTGTCTGTGGCCACCTTCGCCAATTGGGTGGCCAAGACCGCCAACCTGCTCCAGGACGAACTCTCCGTCGAACCCGGCGACCGGGTGGCGCTGCTGCTGCCCGCCCACTGGCAGACGGCGGTGTGGCTGCTGGCGTGCGCGTCGGTGGGTGTGGTCGCCGACGTGGCGGGTGATCCGGGGGCGGCGGACGTGGTCGTGAGCGGGCCGGAGCCGGAGTCGCTGGAGGCGGGGCGGGCGTGCTCGGGCGCGCGGATCGCGCTGGCGTTGCGGCCGCTGGGGGGCCGGTTCGCGCCGGCCCCGCCCGAGGGCTTCGCCGATTACGCGGTGGAGGTGCCGGGGCAGGGGGACCGGTTCGTGCCGTACGTGCCGGTGGACCCGGAGGCGCCGGCGCTGATCGTGGCCGGGCGGGAGTTCAGCGGGGCGGAGGTCGTGGAGCGGGCTCGGGCGGAGGCGTCGGGGCTGGGGCTCACCGGGCCGGGGGTGCGGATTCTGTCGGGGTTGCCGTACGACACGTGGGAGGGGTTGAGCGCGGGGTTGTACGGGCCGCTGGCGAGTGGGGGGTCGGTGGTGCTGTGCCGGCATCTGGAGCTGGCGGGGGCGGGTGTGGTGGATCAGCGGATCGAGGCGGAGCGGGTTTCGGCGACGGCGCGGTGA